Proteins co-encoded in one Aspergillus luchuensis IFO 4308 DNA, chromosome 6, nearly complete sequence genomic window:
- a CDS encoding uncharacterized protein (SECRETED:SignalP(1-26);~TransMembrane:1 (n4-15c22/23o128-153i)), whose protein sequence is MDYATFSLTLLQLLVMIGVFKPFKTGYDNFFMVKNLVEGKDTTEDLVSDTLDELERDGGVRGLATAEKLKECAQKLVRKMQEIRERYGKCRGSGWLVVALKPRVYSDGSELKELERRFEVLVDKYNEVFYWDCCSGLWPWFLVVLVVVVVVVVW, encoded by the coding sequence ATGGACTACGCCACCTTTTCTCTAACCCTTTTACAGCTCCTCGTTATGATCGGGGTCTTCAAGCCATTCAAGACAGGATATGATAATTTTTTCATGGTCAAGAATCTTGTTGAGGGTAAGGACACGACGGAGGATTTGGTCAGTGATACTCTGGatgagttggagagggacGGGGGTGTTCGTGGCCTCGCAACGGCGGAAAAGTTGAAGGAGTGTGCTCAGAAGTTGGTTCGTAAGATGCAAGAGATCAGGGAAAGATATGGGAAATGTCGGGGcagtggttggttggttgttgcaTTGAAGCCACGGGTGTATTCGGATGGTAGCGAGTTGAAAGagttggagaggaggttTGAGGTTCTTGTGGATAAGTACAATGAGGTGTTTTATTGGGATTGTTGTAGTGGGTTATGGCCTTGGTTTTTAGTTGTcttggtcgtggtggtggtggtggtggtgtggtaa